From a region of the Methanomassiliicoccales archaeon genome:
- a CDS encoding ABC transporter ATP-binding protein: MPEIRLERISKSYGSTQALDNLDLTVHNGEYLCLLGPTGAGKTTTLRIIAGLTSPDSGKIYFNGREVTHVEPEYRKAVFLSQTYSLFPHMTVAENIIFGPDIRDWPEEMKKRTLAEMLDLVRLSRRADAYPRELSGGMQQRTALARALASGAEVLLLDEPLRALDARLRLGLRRELRSLAKSLGITTIHVTHDQEEALVMADRIAVIRKGKIAQIGTPEEIFDHPDSPFVANFVGQSNFFRGTVVSNSDVTLIKDDRGRVMPARRSNFKPGDCVAIAVKVGNTEIVKSSDGYLTGTVERILFEGRNLFVDISIKETGRCSSKMPAKFLDKIKVGDEVGIRWDAEKASIFSLEKCNLDEELKVE, translated from the coding sequence ATGCCTGAGATACGACTCGAACGTATCAGCAAATCTTACGGTTCCACTCAGGCTCTCGATAATCTCGATCTCACTGTTCACAACGGGGAGTATCTATGTCTCCTCGGACCAACCGGAGCTGGCAAAACGACGACTTTGAGGATCATCGCTGGCCTTACAAGCCCCGACTCTGGGAAGATTTATTTCAATGGTAGAGAGGTGACACACGTGGAACCAGAATACCGGAAGGCGGTTTTCTTGTCACAGACATACTCGCTCTTCCCTCATATGACGGTCGCAGAGAATATCATTTTTGGGCCCGACATCAGGGACTGGCCAGAGGAAATGAAAAAGCGGACATTGGCCGAGATGCTTGACCTCGTCCGTCTCTCGCGCCGAGCCGACGCATATCCGAGAGAATTAAGTGGGGGGATGCAGCAGCGCACAGCACTCGCAAGGGCACTCGCATCGGGTGCGGAAGTTCTCCTACTGGATGAACCACTTCGGGCTCTCGACGCGCGGCTGCGATTAGGTCTGCGTCGGGAGCTCCGTTCCCTCGCAAAGTCCCTCGGCATCACGACGATTCATGTGACTCATGATCAAGAAGAGGCATTGGTCATGGCTGATCGAATTGCAGTGATCAGGAAGGGAAAGATTGCACAGATTGGTACGCCCGAGGAGATCTTTGATCACCCAGATTCACCGTTTGTGGCAAATTTTGTCGGCCAGTCGAATTTCTTTAGAGGCACCGTTGTGAGCAATAGTGATGTGACGCTCATCAAAGATGATAGGGGGAGGGTAATGCCTGCCCGGCGTTCGAATTTCAAACCAGGCGACTGCGTTGCTATAGCGGTTAAGGTCGGCAACACCGAGATCGTGAAATCCAGTGATGGTTATTTGACTGGCACGGTCGAGCGGATTTTGTTCGAAGGGCGCAATCTCTTTGTTGACATCTCGATCAAGGAAACGGGGCGATGTTCGTCTAAGATGCCAGCGAAATTCCTCGATAAGATCAAGGTAGGAGACGAGGTCGGTATACGCTGGGATGCCGAGAAGGCCTCTATCTTTTCACTCGAGAAATGCAACCTTGATGAGGAGTTGAAGGTGGAATGA
- a CDS encoding ABC transporter permease subunit, whose product MSFSDTILNIISRKSFRRGWNAFIVFFFLVFVILPTIYILSYVFTHWSAIENNVLSDRETTNIILSSILVSFEIAAVVTVVDFIVGLPLAWLLVRKEFRGKRFLDTLIDMPLAVPTAALGFSSAIFWATTSPSVETPPFALGAISSPMLLVILLHIVFSYPYMVRSLAAILEQIDVTYEIAGQTLGASKLTAARTITLPLFRAGLVTGIILCFSRSLSETGGTMIALATMANAAGFNTGPTLIGEWKRLSVTHPELIPQLSFVSILLIIIALVLLAILKVIVMKVRLPFGKVWPRPEKILSRGFAPKMKDALSLIFLVFFVLLPSFFIFSFVATASPTSGDWGGFWSSLIYSFGIAFIVTLIDLSFGIPLAFFIVRSESRKLSSALDVLVNVPLIVPTAALGFSLGQFYSDQPFIPAIPTLLIIMAHVAFTYPLVVRNVAGAIEEIDPSYEETARTLGAKPIQAFRRVLYPMIKSSILAGSIMAFTRSLGETGATQAVVSEALTAPVYIVELVKGQEYYLAGLACIALISVSYAAMLLLRYLTRRKRRTV is encoded by the coding sequence ATGAGTTTCAGCGACACGATACTCAATATCATCAGCAGAAAGTCATTTCGGAGGGGCTGGAACGCTTTCATTGTTTTCTTCTTCCTCGTCTTTGTCATACTCCCAACTATCTATATCCTCTCATATGTCTTCACACACTGGAGTGCGATCGAAAACAATGTACTCAGTGACCGCGAAACAACTAACATCATACTTAGCTCGATTCTTGTCTCATTTGAAATCGCAGCGGTCGTCACCGTCGTCGATTTCATTGTCGGCCTCCCCCTCGCATGGCTCCTTGTGCGTAAGGAGTTCAGAGGCAAAAGATTCCTCGACACATTGATCGATATGCCACTCGCTGTTCCCACCGCTGCACTCGGTTTCTCGAGCGCAATTTTCTGGGCAACGACGTCCCCCTCGGTCGAGACACCGCCCTTCGCACTCGGAGCAATCTCGTCGCCTATGCTCCTCGTCATTCTCCTGCACATCGTCTTCTCTTATCCCTACATGGTAAGATCACTTGCAGCGATTCTCGAACAGATCGACGTCACATATGAAATCGCAGGACAGACGCTCGGTGCAAGCAAGCTGACCGCGGCAAGGACCATCACCCTTCCCCTTTTCAGGGCAGGTCTCGTGACCGGCATCATTCTTTGTTTTTCTCGCAGTCTGAGCGAAACAGGCGGAACGATGATCGCGCTCGCGACGATGGCGAATGCGGCTGGGTTCAACACAGGCCCAACTCTCATAGGTGAATGGAAGAGACTGTCAGTGACTCATCCTGAGTTGATCCCGCAACTATCGTTCGTCAGTATTTTGCTCATCATCATCGCACTCGTTCTTCTCGCTATATTGAAGGTCATCGTGATGAAGGTGAGATTGCCGTTCGGGAAGGTCTGGCCCCGACCAGAAAAGATTTTGAGTCGGGGCTTCGCCCCGAAGATGAAAGACGCGCTCTCTCTCATTTTTCTTGTTTTCTTCGTTTTGCTCCCCTCTTTTTTCATTTTTTCTTTTGTCGCAACGGCTTCACCAACTAGTGGTGACTGGGGCGGGTTCTGGAGCAGCCTCATCTATTCCTTCGGGATCGCATTCATCGTGACCCTCATCGACCTCTCTTTTGGGATTCCGCTTGCGTTTTTCATCGTGAGGAGTGAATCAAGGAAACTATCAAGCGCACTCGATGTCCTTGTCAATGTGCCCTTGATCGTCCCAACGGCAGCGCTAGGGTTCTCCCTCGGTCAATTCTACAGTGACCAACCCTTCATTCCTGCCATTCCGACACTGCTCATCATCATGGCTCACGTCGCTTTCACATATCCCCTCGTCGTCAGGAATGTTGCTGGTGCGATCGAAGAGATCGACCCCTCGTATGAAGAAACTGCGAGGACGCTCGGCGCGAAACCGATCCAGGCATTCCGTCGTGTGCTTTATCCAATGATCAAGAGCTCCATCCTCGCTGGTTCGATCATGGCCTTTACCAGAAGTCTCGGTGAGACCGGTGCGACGCAGGCGGTCGTCAGCGAGGCGTTGACCGCACCTGTTTATATCGTTGAGCTTGTGAAAGGCCAGGAATACTACCTTGCTGGTCTGGCTTGCATCGCGCTCATTTCCGTGTCCTACGCTGCAATGCTCCTACTGCGTTACCTCACGAGAAGGAAGAGGAGGACTGTCTAG